One Nostoc sp. UHCC 0302 DNA window includes the following coding sequences:
- a CDS encoding FAD-dependent oxidoreductase: MTTYVPANPSEDAIANPAHDIVDAQTTDCCIVGGGPAGAVLALLLARQGIPVILLEAHKDFDRDFRGDTIHPSVMQIMEELGLAERLLQLPHAKMRQIRVKTPQNTVTLADFSHLKTRYPYIAMLPQVKFLEFITQEAQKYPTFQLVMGANVQELIEENGVIQGVRYRGGGGWHEIRAVLTVGADGRHSRLRHLGGFESIETSPPMDILWFRLPRQPEDAEGGMGRIGQGHIVVMLDRGEEWQMGYVIPKGGYQQLRSAGLEKLRESIVDVVPELSSRIHKLHDWSQVAFLSVESSRVKHWYRPGLLLIGDAAHIMSPVGGVGINYAIQDAVVAANVLSQPLKNRQVELSDLAKVQRQRELPTRIIQAFQTLIQKQIFTPILTSNRTFQPPFFLRLPILRDFPARLIALGVFPVHVQT; this comes from the coding sequence ATGACTACCTATGTACCCGCAAATCCTTCCGAAGATGCGATTGCTAATCCTGCCCATGATATTGTAGACGCACAAACTACAGATTGTTGCATTGTGGGTGGTGGCCCAGCTGGGGCTGTTCTAGCTTTGCTACTAGCGCGTCAAGGTATTCCAGTAATCCTATTAGAAGCACATAAGGACTTTGACCGCGATTTTCGGGGTGACACAATTCACCCATCGGTGATGCAAATTATGGAGGAATTGGGCTTGGCTGAACGCTTGCTACAGCTTCCCCATGCCAAGATGCGTCAAATTCGGGTTAAAACTCCTCAAAATACTGTTACATTAGCAGATTTTAGTCACCTGAAAACGCGCTACCCCTACATCGCAATGCTTCCCCAGGTGAAATTCCTGGAGTTCATTACCCAAGAAGCGCAAAAATATCCAACTTTTCAGCTGGTGATGGGTGCAAATGTGCAGGAACTAATTGAGGAAAATGGGGTAATTCAAGGTGTCCGCTATCGAGGAGGAGGAGGCTGGCACGAAATCCGGGCAGTACTGACAGTTGGCGCAGACGGACGCCATTCACGATTACGACACTTGGGTGGTTTCGAGTCAATTGAAACTTCGCCGCCGATGGATATCCTGTGGTTTCGCCTACCGCGGCAACCAGAAGACGCTGAGGGTGGTATGGGGCGAATCGGTCAAGGTCATATTGTGGTTATGCTTGACCGTGGTGAAGAATGGCAAATGGGCTATGTTATCCCCAAAGGAGGTTATCAGCAACTGCGATCGGCTGGTTTAGAGAAATTAAGAGAATCTATTGTTGATGTAGTCCCAGAATTAAGCAGTCGCATCCACAAACTACATGATTGGTCACAGGTAGCCTTTCTCTCAGTGGAATCCAGCCGCGTCAAACACTGGTATCGTCCGGGATTGTTACTCATCGGTGACGCTGCTCATATAATGTCCCCTGTGGGTGGCGTGGGCATTAACTACGCAATTCAAGATGCTGTCGTGGCGGCAAATGTACTTAGCCAACCGCTGAAGAACCGACAAGTAGAACTCAGTGATTTAGCAAAAGTACAGCGTCAGCGGGAGTTGCCTACACGTATCATTCAGGCATTTCAGACTTTGATCCAAAAGCAAATATTCACCCCGATTCTCACCTCAAACCGCACCTTTCAACCACCTTTTTTCTTGCGCTTGCCCATCTTGCGGGACTTTCCAGCACGGTTAATTGCTTTGGGTGTGTTTCCAGTTCATGTGCAAACGTAA